From one Cloacibacillus sp. genomic stretch:
- a CDS encoding collagen-like protein yields the protein MANLPPVRAALVPKGAHSASSAYSFLDIVKYDGKSYVCKVFEGITAKAFAAADWFELCSDGLKGDAATITIGAVTTGAEGSAATVTNVGTVNAAVLNIAIPRGTTGAPGVKGDKGDTGANGLKGDKGDTGLKGDTGAQGLSIVSASLNASGQLCLVTG from the coding sequence ATGGCAAATTTACCACCCGTAAGAGCAGCGTTAGTCCCCAAGGGCGCACACAGCGCATCATCCGCATACAGTTTTCTGGACATTGTAAAATACGACGGCAAAAGCTATGTATGCAAAGTATTTGAGGGTATTACGGCCAAAGCATTTGCGGCCGCAGATTGGTTTGAACTTTGTTCTGACGGATTGAAGGGCGACGCCGCTACTATAACAATAGGCGCTGTTACGACGGGAGCCGAGGGAAGCGCCGCCACCGTTACAAACGTAGGAACAGTAAACGCCGCGGTGCTCAATATTGCTATACCGCGCGGAACCACAGGCGCTCCGGGCGTTAAAGGCGACAAAGGCGATACTGGCGCCAACGGCTTAAAGGGCGACAAGGGCGACACCGGACTAAAAGGCGACACGGGCGCGCAGGGACTAAGCATAGTATCCGCATCACTCAACGCAAGCGGTCAGCTTTGTCTTGTTACAGGTTAA